A region of Flavobacterium album DNA encodes the following proteins:
- a CDS encoding hydroxymethylglutaryl-CoA synthase family protein encodes MTFGIDAIAFDIARLHLPIKTLADARGIDPEKLEKGLGLVKMTLPDVHQDTVVFGANALTKLITQNHIDLKEISRIYVGTESGIDSSKPIGSFLVSLMEQKFGEGSLSHCDTLDITFACIGGVDALHNCLDYVRLNPTKKAIVVTTDIAKYDLESTGEYTQGAGALAMLISADPRIISFSGEFAVSTKGVFDFFKPYHTVDKRDINGNENNEPWHDVLEAEIEIHKDQPVFDGQYSNQCYTDRTKEAYFRFKEMTNTKGSLHESWEALLLHLPYAYQGRRMFPEIYGLDAASPLLTGNEEPSEYQSKIKEIAKSEAYRDFVNRKLQMAETASSLIGNLYTGSIFMGLLSALSQFSKNGADITGKKFGFLAYGSGSKSKVFEGTVQPGWKEAIDKTQLFDKFGESHEIGFETYLKLHKKELKSSVLPTTNEWALDRIEKESPNLKGARYYRWAE; translated from the coding sequence ATGACCTTTGGAATTGACGCCATTGCCTTTGATATTGCCAGACTGCACCTACCGATAAAAACGCTTGCCGATGCCCGGGGCATTGATCCCGAAAAGCTCGAAAAAGGGCTCGGGCTCGTGAAAATGACATTACCTGATGTACACCAGGATACCGTGGTATTTGGCGCCAATGCCCTGACGAAACTCATTACTCAAAACCATATCGACCTGAAAGAAATCAGCCGTATTTATGTAGGTACCGAGAGCGGCATTGACAGTTCCAAGCCTATTGGGTCCTTCCTCGTTTCGCTGATGGAGCAGAAGTTTGGCGAAGGATCGCTTTCGCATTGCGATACACTGGATATTACATTCGCCTGCATTGGTGGCGTGGATGCACTGCACAACTGCCTGGACTACGTTCGCCTCAATCCAACAAAAAAAGCAATAGTTGTCACCACCGATATTGCTAAATACGATTTGGAGTCTACCGGCGAATACACGCAGGGAGCAGGCGCACTGGCGATGCTGATTAGTGCTGACCCGCGGATCATTTCCTTTTCAGGAGAATTTGCCGTGAGTACTAAGGGCGTATTCGATTTCTTTAAGCCCTATCACACAGTTGATAAAAGGGATATAAACGGCAACGAAAATAATGAACCCTGGCATGATGTGCTCGAAGCCGAAATTGAGATACATAAAGACCAGCCGGTATTCGACGGGCAGTATTCTAACCAATGCTATACTGACCGGACGAAAGAAGCGTATTTCCGGTTTAAAGAAATGACTAATACAAAAGGCTCATTGCATGAAAGCTGGGAGGCACTGCTCTTGCATCTGCCTTATGCTTACCAGGGCCGCAGGATGTTCCCTGAAATTTACGGACTTGACGCAGCCTCACCCCTGCTTACGGGTAACGAAGAGCCTTCGGAATACCAAAGTAAAATAAAGGAAATAGCAAAATCGGAGGCCTACAGGGATTTTGTAAACCGGAAATTGCAAATGGCTGAGACGGCATCATCGCTCATCGGAAATTTATATACCGGTTCCATTTTTATGGGATTGCTTTCGGCGTTAAGCCAATTCTCCAAAAATGGTGCGGATATTACCGGAAAGAAATTTGGGTTCCTGGCGTATGGCAGCGGCTCAAAATCGAAAGTATTCGAAGGCACGGTGCAACCCGGCTGGAAAGAAGCTATAGATAAAACGCAACTCTTTGACAAATTCGGCGAAAGCCATGAGATTGGTTTTGAAACCTATCTTAAACTACATAAAAAAGAGTTGAAGAGTAGTGTACTACCTACCACGAATGAATGGGCGCTTGACCGGATTGAGAAGGAAAGCCCGAATTTAAAAGGGGCGAGATATTACCGCTGGGCGGAGTAA